From the Senegalimassilia faecalis genome, one window contains:
- a CDS encoding xanthine phosphoribosyltransferase, translating into MELLEQRIRRDGVVKSEGVLKVDSFLNHQMDINLFNEMGKEWKRLFADAPINKILTIEASGIGIAAVAAQHFDVPVVFAKKSQSINLDGDMYSTKIQSFTHQRIYDVIVSKKFLNADDHVLLIDDFLANGCALNGLIELVEEAGATVEGIGIAVEKGFQPGGDDLRARGYHLESLAIVQAMDPETGEIEFRR; encoded by the coding sequence GTGGAACTGCTTGAACAGCGCATCAGGCGCGACGGCGTGGTGAAGTCGGAAGGCGTCCTGAAGGTGGATAGCTTTCTGAACCACCAGATGGACATCAACCTGTTCAACGAAATGGGCAAGGAGTGGAAGCGCCTGTTCGCAGACGCGCCCATCAACAAGATCCTGACCATCGAGGCGTCGGGTATTGGCATTGCGGCGGTGGCCGCGCAGCATTTCGACGTGCCGGTGGTGTTCGCGAAGAAAAGCCAGTCCATCAACCTTGACGGTGACATGTACTCCACGAAGATCCAGTCGTTTACGCATCAGCGCATCTACGACGTTATCGTGTCGAAGAAGTTTCTGAACGCCGACGACCACGTGCTACTGATTGACGACTTCCTGGCGAACGGCTGCGCGCTCAACGGCCTGATCGAGTTGGTCGAGGAGGCCGGTGCCACGGTCGAGGGCATCGGCATTGCCGTGGAGAAGGGCTTCCAGCCCGGCGGCGACGACTTGCGCGCCCGCGGCTATCACCTGGAGTCGCTGGCCATCGTGCAGGCCATGGACCCCGAAACGGGCGAAATTGAGTTTCGTCGGTGA